GGGGACCTTGTCTTCCGGAGTGCGGGACTGCATCTCCAGGGGAGTTCCGTTGATCTTAACCTCGATACCGTCGATCTTCTCATCGAAGTAGTACTTCCTGACGGTATCCATATGTGTTAAAATCTTAACATTGGCACTATATACCAAGTGAAGTTCCATGTTTACCTTGCGGGAACCCGAACCAATTACTTCAGACATGTTTTATATATCTGCGATTGAAGATAAGATATAAATCCCAAACATGTTCGGAAATAGTATGTGAAGATAATTAACAGCAGTTGTGCATACTGAATCCGAATAAGTACGACAGGAACACCATCGTACGTTATGGCATGGTGGCCAAAGGTCCGATGAGGGAGAAACGCTCTTTCCTAAAGAAATCGAATTCTTCAACCCGAGTTCGGATGTTAAGAAGTATCTGTCAGACTCTGTGCCGGTACACCGAAGGGTGCCCGGCTATCCTGTCCCTCAGCAGGAGGACCGGCGCCGGCCTGAGAAGATGTCGGATTGATCTTCCGGCAGTCACCTCTTCCTCAGGAGGAAGAACGCTCCGCCGATGAGTGCGATGGCGGCGACCGCACCGCCCGCGGCGATGTAGAGGAGGGTGCTGTCGTTACTGCCGCCGGGCTTTCCTGTGGCCGGGATGTCCTGCACGTCCTTGGTGTCGGAATAGGTGAAGTCGTCGTAGGTCCCGGAGACGGAATAGGCGGTGGTACCCATCTCGGTCTCCGTCGGGGGGATCTTGACCGTATGGGCGACGTCCGGATGTTCCTGATGGTTCTCGGTATCACCGTGGGAGCATGCAATGTCCACCGTGCAGGCCGAACCGTCATTAGCCCAAGTGTATGTGGCGGAATAGTCATGAATCAGGAAAAGATTGTCTTCGTCCACATTCTGAGAAATCCCCCCGTTGTTCACACTGTCATTTGCAGTGATTCCCAGAGGGTTGTTGCACGGGATGTAAAGCGTTGTGAGTGAATTGCATCCTTGGAAAGCATAGGTTCCGATGGATGTTACCGAGTCAGGGACGGTCACGGATGCGAGCGATGAACAATAACGGAACGCAGACTCCCCGACGGATGTGACCGAGTCGGGGATGGTCACGGATGCGAGCGATGAACAATCGAAGAACGCGCTATCCCCGATGGATGTTACCGAGTCGGAGATGGTCACGGATGCGAGCGATGAACAACCGTAGAACGCAATCTCCCCGATGGATGTTACCGAGTCGGGGATGATCACGGATGCGAGCGATGAACAACGGTAGAACACACCATATCCGATGGATGTTACCGAGTCGGGGATGGTCACGGATTCGAGCAGTTCACAATATTCGAACGCAAGATTCCCAATGGTGGTGACCGAATCAGGGATGGTCACGGATGCGAGCGATGCACAATGATTGAATGCACCGTTCCCGAGGGATGTTACCGAATCAGGGATGGTCACGGATGCGAGCGATGCACAATAACGGAACGCATCCGCCTTGATGGATGTTACCGAGTCGGGGATGGTCACGGATTCGAGCGATGAACAATAGTAGAACGCTAACTCCCCGATATTGGTAAGTCCGTCGGGCAGAATCACCGAGTTGCAATCCTTCCATCCGCGTTCATCGGTGATGGTATAATCCCACATGTCGCCGGATCCCGTGAAGGTGACACATTTATCAGAATCCATGCTCCAGTACAGGTTGTCACCGCATTGGCCAGAAGCGGGATCTGCGTCCGAGCCGTCCGCGTCGCAGATCATGAACACGCATACCACTGCCAGCACTGCAGAAACCACCATTAAGGTCCAGCGGAAGCTCATGTATAAGAAACCGCACCCGTAGTTTTAATAATTTGTAGGAAACCGCTCCTTCCTGCGTGCCGTACACCACGTGCGAGATTAGCGTATCCTTCAAGGATGAATCCGGCATCCGCTGGAACTGGGCCATCCTCGCCGCCGAGGTGCATCTCGAGGACAAGCCCGAGAGCGACATGAGGTACTTCGAGAGCGCCGTCAGGAACGACGCGACGCAGTACTTCACGGCTTCGTGAACTGCAGCGGAAGGGGACACGAGATGTGATGATCACGCGGGAGGAGGGGTCTGGGACTCCTTCCTCCTCCGCGGTCACTTCTTCCTTTTCTTACCTTTCGCCGAGGGTTTGCGCTTCGGTTCGGGTTCCATCCATCTATTTTTGATGTGTGGCTCGTAGGTCCCGTCGTGGATCCCGTCGAGGACTTTCCGGACCCTTTCGGTGAGTTCGTCGAAGTCTATGTTCTCAACAGTATAGTCCATGAACTCATCTACTGCCCGGCAGACCTGGATGTCGTATTCCGGGGTGGGACGGATCCCATCCTCTTCCACTCCGCCGATCTCCGCATCCATCATCTGGAAATGATCGCAGATCGTCTCCTCGTCACCGGGTTTGAACGGCAACGAGAGGCCGATGTTCTCCAGCTCCTGCGCCAGCAGCTCGATGGTATCGTCACAGAATACGATGGCTTCGCGGTCGTCCTCGAGTTTCCTCCTTTCGAGCATGCTGATGTTGTACATGGGATGAAGACCGGGTTATTCGATATAACTAGACTTGCTTGTTACATCCTTCATCGGGGACCTTCCCTCAGTTGTAACCGGGGACATCCTGGTCCGTGGAGGTGTACGTCTCATCCCCGTCAGCCATCATCTCTCCGCGGCGGTAGTTGGCGATATCACGGAGGTCGCGCTTGGAGACGGAACTCGATATCTGGGTCAATGCGAATTCCAGGTCTTCCAAGGTCATTTTCTCGCCCCCGTCGCCGGACTCTATCTCGAGTATCCTATGCATCTTGGCGCAGTCGATCACTTGCTCGATGTCGGCTCCGTTGTAGCCCTCGGTCCTGTCGGCAAGGTAGGCGCAGTCGATGCTCTCGCAGGGGATCTTCGCCAACCTCTTCCTGAATATGGTCTCCCTTGCCTCCGCATCGGGAAGGCCCACGTGGATCTGGAACCCGAACCTCCCCGGCCTAAGCAGGGCGGAATCCAGTTCCCAGGGGCGGTTGGTCGCCGCAAGCACCAGCAGGGTCCCGGAATGCTTCTCCAGCCCCTGCATCTGTATCAGTAGCTCTGCGATGAGGTCTCCCTGCCAGGGTTCCAAACTGTTTCCTCTGGCCCTGCCGATGGAGTCGAAGTCGTCGAAGAAGATCACCGCCCTCTCGCTCTTGCGGGCAGTCTCGAACAGACACTTCAGACGCAACTCGCTCTCGCCGACGAAGCAGTTGTGGATGTCGGTGGGCTTGACGCTGAAGAAGTCCGCGTCGAGTTCGGCCGCGACAGCTCTGGCGAGCATGGTCTTCCCGTTGCCCGGAGGACCGTAGAGGAGCACTCCCGTGCTCGTGTTCAGATCGAACGTACGGAACAGCTCCGGCTTCCTGGAGGGGAGGATAATGTGGTTCCTGATCAGGGTCTTGACATCTTCCAGACCGGCGATGTCATCTATGGAGGCATCCGTGACCTTGACGGGTGCGAATTTTATCCCGCCGAAGGGGGAGAAGGACGGCTCTTCGTCTTCTGACCTCTCGAACTCGAATTCGGACATGGGGAAGTCTATCGCATCGAATTCTCCTATCTGCCGGTAGACGCCGTCCTTGTAGAGACGGTACATGTGTCCGGGGATGTTCTTCTCGGCCAGGTTGCCTCCCTTCTTGCCGGCGAATTTGAATGGTAGTCTGCATTCGACGTTATCCGGGATGCCAAGCTTTTTGGGACGGCAACTCTCGCCGAAGGCATCTTCCGCTACGTCCTCCAGAGAATCCCCCAGATTCAGGATGCGGAGCGTGCGGCAGTCGGCGAGACATGCGGGACCCAGACGCTCCTGCTCGGGCAGGTTCAGCATCTTGGGTTTCGACATGGGCGGAATGTATACCAATTCGGTGGAATCCCCATTGAACACTATGGGGCCGTCCGTCGTGAATGCGTCGTTGTATTCGCCGATCGGAACGGAGAAGAGGTTCTTGCAGCCCAGGAATGCTCTGCCGGTCATGCTGCATACCTCATCCCCGATGACGATCTTCTTCAGGTAAGGATTGCCGTTGAATGCATAATCGGAGATCTTCTCGGTCTCTTCGGGGACCTCGAACTCCTTGTCCTTGAGTCCGGGAGGGTATGCGACGAGCGTCTTCCCATCGTAGATGCATCCCTGCAGGAGGGAGTATTTTCCGCCTTCCTCGAGGACGAACCTCTCCAGGGAGGTGCAGCCCCGGAAGGCGCCCTCCTGTATGTTCCTGATTCCGGAATGAAGGACCAGTTCGACTATGTCGGTCCTTCCTCCGTATTCCGTTCCGATCTCCTTCGCGTTCCTGGGGACGGCGACTGTCCCCATCTTCATAGCTGCCGCTGTTTCGTTGCTCATATGATTTCCTCCGAATGGATCTCCAGCGCTTACGCTAGCACTATAGGTTCAGTATGGGAAATTGTTTGTTCAGGGTGATTCAATGGGGTAGGTCGGAGTGTATTTCACGCGGCCGTCCTCAATCCACATGAGACGGTATCCGGAACACCTGTAGAACATTGGGAAATCCAACCTTGCGAAACGTTCGTTCTCTTGAGGTTTAACCTTCTTGAGTACGAACTCCTCTCCCGAGACTTCCAACACGGCTTCAACTGTAATGTCCTTGCATTTGTCAAAATCGACATCGATAAGGACAATGGTATCTTTGTAATCGGAATAACAGGTAGATCTGATATCTCCGTCGTTCCATTTCAGTTCTTTGGGAATATCCTCGTCGGGAGAGTACTCGTCGATGTTGATTTCCAATTCCTTGGCCTTCGCGCAGAGGGCGCGGTACATTGCATCGAGTTCGTCCTGACCGTCAACCTTTTGCTTAGAGGTCATCTCGGATTCCAGGTTATGGAAACGATGGAGCTTATAGTCATAATCGCGGTATTCGTCGTCGAACTCCTGCCTCTTGACTTCCCTTTCCGTAACCATGAATTCGCGCAACTGGAGGAGGTCCTTCCTCATCTGCTCGGCATCCTCGTACTGATCCATCACGACCTTGTCGAAGAATTCCTTCAGGTATTGGTCGACTTTTGCGTCATTGCCTGCTATGTAGTTCTCCATATGCCTATAGAGGGTAGGTCTTGAGAGGCCCAGTGTTTCAGCCACAAAGGAGAGCGGCGGGCCATTTTTCATCTTGGCTTTGAGTTGATCTCTGCTCATGATAACCTCATCGTCTGAGGAGGTTAATAAGTGTTCTCCATGTGTAACGTTACAATGTTACACCCTTAAAACTGTCCGCATTAATAACATTTTTTTGTTATTTTCTGTAATTCGGACATTCTGCGGACATAGTATGGTTAAGATGTTTATGAAGTTAGTGATTCTCCACATCCTTCCCGCTTGATGGGGAAGAATGCGGACACTCCCGGGCGGTACCCGGGAGTGTAATGCCCTCATACGAGGAGGGAATCGTTCCTCTCGAAGGAGGTCAGGTGCTGCGCGATATTTATCGACTTCACCGACACGGTGTTGGGGATCTTGAAGGTGACCGTGAACGTTTTGCTCTTGTTCATATCGACGGAGACTCCGTTGCCCATGCCTGTATAACCGTCCTTGGTGAAGATGGTGATGAGACTCGTTCCGGTAGAGGATGTCACCGAATACGAGCAATCGTCGGATCCGATGAGTTTGACGGAACTGGCGAGGATGTCGGCCTTCTTGGTGTCGTCCTTCTCGATGTTCTTGATGCAGATATCGTAGGTGACGTTCTTGTAGCCGGAACCCGCGTTGGTCGAGGTCCCTGCCTTGTAATCCCACTGGGTGTGGATGGTGTTATCGTCTTCGACTTTCTCCATTGCCTTATAGGCGGCGAATCCTCCGACCGCCAATACGGCAACCACTATAACTGCTGCCAATGCCAATTTAGACATGGTTTTCGTATGATTTTTACAGGTATTAAAAAGGCCATGGAGGAGGGGTACTGACGTGTTACAGGGGCCGGAGTGTTCGGTAATTCGCACGTTTCCTCAGAGAAACGTGATCTTCCCAGCGAAAAAAGGCGGAAAACCGGAAACGACGACGAATATGCCCCCTGTTTACGTTTTTTTACGCCTCCCTCAGTGCAGGCGTTTACAGTCTGTCCGCCAAACCAAGTGTCGGAGCCCTGTATATGCAATCATTTGATTCCAATCCCTCGGTCAGTTCACCAATCAAGATTCTCGCATAAGTCGAGTTATTTCGATTGAAAGACGATACTTCTCCCATGTGTGACCTACCTGATTGGACGAACACCTGGTAATGGACATAATTATGTACATAATAATGTTTTTTTAGTATGATTGTTTATCATTTATCATGGCAACTATAGTCCCGATAACAGAAATGAGGAACACCTCGAAGATGTTCGAGATGTCCGAGAATGAACCTGTCTACATAACCAAGAATGGCTATGGCTCCCGGGTGCTTCTGAACATCGAGACCTATAATCGTATCAAGGAGATTCTGTTGGACATCGAACTCGAAGATGCATACCAGAGATCTGAGACCGACGGGAGGAATGTCGAGGCTCATGAATTCCTGAAGAGGCTCAGGAATGAGTAATTACGCCGTCGAATTATCTGGGGATGCCCAAGATCAGATTTCCGAGATATATGGATACATCCGCGATAATCTTTCCAATCCCTCTGCCGCCAAAACATTTCTGAATGATACGGAGGAAGCCATATCCTCCTTGGAGCAGTTTCCATATGCACACATGGAAAGGCCTGGGTCTGAATTGATCGGCGGTTCAAAAAAGCGTCAGTATTTTTACCGTGCCAATTACTGTCTGTTCTATGTGGTCAAAGAGGAGACCAAGACGGTGAGAGTCATACGGGTGACTTATTCGCGCAGGGATCTTGATCGGGATTGATCTTCCGCCTAGTCGAGACATCGAAATCGAATAAATGTGAAGTATATACAAGCGGGCTTCATCTCGATTGTAGACAACGAAGAAGTGAGTATCCGGACACCTTTCCTTTTTAACTCTGCAAGGCCTAGTAACAAGGTGACATGGCCAACAGGAAGAACGCGATAATCGAAGCTACCATACGCAGGATCTCCACCCAGGGAGACACGTTCTCCACCTCGCAGATCGCCGAGGACGTGGGATGCTCGCAGGCATTGGTATTCAGATACTACCGAACCAAAGAAGGCCTCATGTCGGCATGCTTCGACAGCATCTGCCATGAGCTCGTGACCGTTTTGAGAAGTGTCGAGACTCCCGACAATCCGGATACCGAGAAGGTCAATCTCTATGCGATTTCCGTGTGGGAGGCATACTGCGGATATCTGGCATCGAAGTCCCATACCGCGAGGGCCTTCATGTTCTTCTTGAACCGCGGGATGAGGTTCCCGAGAGGGTACCGGACGCCGGAGGATGTGATTAGGAAGATACTCGGGGAGGCCTACGGGCCCATCATGAAGGTGTACCCGGATTTCGTCTTCGTGGCCGATTACATCATAGTGTTCTCTTATGTGGCGGCCACGGGCCTGTTCGACGTGCACGATATCGATACCGGGGAGATCATGGAGAAACTCGACAGGATCATGAGATACGGTATCCTGGGATACGGAAGGGGCGAATGATCCGCTTCCGCTGACCGGTACACGGGTGTCTCGGGACTCTCCCGATCCTCCGGTCCGCCCGACAGAGGGAGTGATGGCCTTCGGCTCCGCCGGCAGGTCTCCGGGTCCTGGTAGATGTCTCGCCGATCGGTCTGCCCCTCTTGCAGGCAGACGGGTATGCACGGTTGATCGGGGATCCCCGTGTCCGGTCCGCGTTCCGCGGACGGTAGTGTCCAGGGGTGCGTACGGCTTCGCATCAGGATGGCTGATTCCTTTTCCTGTCACTTCCGGTTTTTGGCGTTCTTCCTTCGCGGATCATTCGCATTTGAATCATACCCCCAGGGGTATTAAAGCATGATTTATGCGAGTACTCACCTCGTGAGAGACTAAAAAAGACTAAACAGTTCGACACAATTGTTAAAAACCGTACAGTCGATTATTTCGCATGTCTTTTTCTGTCACTTCTGAACCCGAGTCGACAGTTATCAACGAGATGACTGTCGCACTACTGTGCCGGTGCACCTCGGGGCGCCCGGCTATTCCGTCCCTTAGAGCCGGGACAGGGATGGCCGGCCCATCCCTTGGATCTTCAGCCTGAGGGCACGTTGGAATACGTTGCGGGATGCATTCACGTCCCGGTCCTCCGTGTACCCGCAGTGCGGGCACTCATGCACCCTTATGCTAAGACCCTTCTTCACCATGCTTCCGCATTTCGAGCACAGCTGCGACGTATCCTTGGGAGGCACAAGGATTATCTCGCGACCGGCGCTCGAAGCCTTGTCCTTTATCCTTCTGATTAGTGCTCCCAATGATGCGTCGTTGTATCCGTTGGTCATGAACCTGTTCTCCGATTTATTGCGCAGGGCCTTGACCGACAGATTCTCCATCCCGATGAAATCGTGGTTCTTCACGATGTACGCCGAAATGGTTTCCACATTGTTCTTCCTGTGATTCTCTATCTTCCCGTATGTGTGATTTAATTTAGTTTGTAACTTATTGTAATGCTCGGAGCCGTACAGGGCACAGCTCATCTGCTTCTGGATTTTGGCGACCTTCTTGTACATCCTGCTGAAAATGCGGTCGTTAGGGAATTTGGTGCCGTCGGAAAGGGCGGCGATGTTGGAGATGCCCAGATCCACTCCTACGGGACCCTTGAGAGGATCCTTGTACGGCTTGGGTGTCTCCTCATAGGTTATGCAGGCATAGTACTCGTAATGGCTGCCCATGTCCTTCCGTTTGACCGTGCAGGTCTTGATCTTCCCGTCGATCCTTGTCTCCTGGTTATAGCACCTGATGAGTCCAGGGACCTTCCCCAGCCTCAGCATGCGCCTCTTCTTCCCGTTGCGCTTCTCGGTGACGACGGCGAAGTCGCGAGTACTGGGGTACGTGAACGAGCCGGAACCCCCTCCCATACGGTATCTGGGGAAGTGGTCACCGCGCATCCAGAACCTGTAAGGTTCGAAGGTCAGCGTCCCGCCTTCTCTCTTGTGGGTATCCAAAGTTTTCTTGCAGGCCTGAACGACCTGTGATGCCGTGGAAAGGAGGGTGGTGGAATACGCCCCGCCGATGAAAGTGGAGTTATTTCTCATTCTAGTGGTCAGTTTGTTCAGGTCGAACACCGAAGGCAGTTTGTCGGTTTTATTGTACACCTGCTTGCAAGCGGTCACCAAAGCATTGAAGACGTAGCGGTTCGCCTCGATATTGTGATCAATCACCTTCCTCTGAGCGGAATTCGGTTCGATGCGTACCTTCAGCGTCTTCATGCGTGAAATCACGTGATGTCGGCTATATAAAGTTAAGAGGGGGAGGTCGCCGAAAATACCGAAAGTGACCGAAAGTGAACGGATTTTCCTGTTTTTGTCATTTTTTGCCCATCCTGAGAATAACCCTCCCCTCCTCTTCCGTCCGTCAGGCCGAGAATCTGCACAATCGGACCCCTCTCCATGCGGACGATTCCGCCGTTATTTCAGTATTATCCATTCACCTGAAACCCGCCTCGTTCTCACTTATTATTTCAGCAGACCCAGACAGTTGAAATCAGGCCCGTTACGGAGAAAATTCCCATCGTTTTTGGTGCTTTTGACAGGCATTCCGTTCTCACTTAACTTGAATCGGCCCGGATACCGTTCATGAACTCCTCAGGAATCTCCCGAAAGCGGTAACTGAGAACGAGACCGACCCATCCGAAAACCGTATTTCTTCCCAAAATCTGTCGGAGTTTCCTCCATAAATGTCGAACTCAAGTGTGCGACGTGCAAAGCAGTAAGGAGGATTGTGAAAAGCAAAGAAACAAGCGAAGTAACCGTGGGATTCGTCCCCCACCGACCCTACCAGGGCATGCGTCCCGAGCAATCGGAAGGTGTGAAGCCCCTGGGACAAAGCGGAAAGACGCAGGATTCGATGTATCGAACCGCCAGGGTGAATCGGGCATGGTGAATGTAACGTGAACTGTTGTAAGGGCCGTGACTTCACAACATGCGAAAACGAATCTGACCTGCGAGGGAGAACGCATGGACCAAAACGGTACGGAACAAGGTCCGGATGTGTACTTGAGCATCCGGACGGACGGA
The sequence above is a segment of the methanogenic archaeon ISO4-H5 genome. Coding sequences within it:
- a CDS encoding adhesin-like protein, which codes for MSFRWTLMVVSAVLAVVCVFMICDADGSDADPASGQCGDNLYWSMDSDKCVTFTGSGDMWDYTITDERGWKDCNSVILPDGLTNIGELAFYYCSSLESVTIPDSVTSIKADAFRYCASLASVTIPDSVTSLGNGAFNHCASLASVTIPDSVTTIGNLAFEYCELLESVTIPDSVTSIGYGVFYRCSSLASVIIPDSVTSIGEIAFYGCSSLASVTISDSVTSIGDSAFFDCSSLASVTIPDSVTSVGESAFRYCSSLASVTVPDSVTSIGTYAFQGCNSLTTLYIPCNNPLGITANDSVNNGGISQNVDEDNLFLIHDYSATYTWANDGSACTVDIACSHGDTENHQEHPDVAHTVKIPPTETEMGTTAYSVSGTYDDFTYSDTKDVQDIPATGKPGGSNDSTLLYIAAGGAVAAIALIGGAFFLLRKR
- a CDS encoding cell division cycle protein 48-related protein: MSNETAAAMKMGTVAVPRNAKEIGTEYGGRTDIVELVLHSGIRNIQEGAFRGCTSLERFVLEEGGKYSLLQGCIYDGKTLVAYPPGLKDKEFEVPEETEKISDYAFNGNPYLKKIVIGDEVCSMTGRAFLGCKNLFSVPIGEYNDAFTTDGPIVFNGDSTELVYIPPMSKPKMLNLPEQERLGPACLADCRTLRILNLGDSLEDVAEDAFGESCRPKKLGIPDNVECRLPFKFAGKKGGNLAEKNIPGHMYRLYKDGVYRQIGEFDAIDFPMSEFEFERSEDEEPSFSPFGGIKFAPVKVTDASIDDIAGLEDVKTLIRNHIILPSRKPELFRTFDLNTSTGVLLYGPPGNGKTMLARAVAAELDADFFSVKPTDIHNCFVGESELRLKCLFETARKSERAVIFFDDFDSIGRARGNSLEPWQGDLIAELLIQMQGLEKHSGTLLVLAATNRPWELDSALLRPGRFGFQIHVGLPDAEARETIFRKRLAKIPCESIDCAYLADRTEGYNGADIEQVIDCAKMHRILEIESGDGGEKMTLEDLEFALTQISSSVSKRDLRDIANYRRGEMMADGDETYTSTDQDVPGYN
- a CDS encoding transmembrane protein — protein: MSKLALAAVIVVAVLAVGGFAAYKAMEKVEDDNTIHTQWDYKAGTSTNAGSGYKNVTYDICIKNIEKDDTKKADILASSVKLIGSDDCSYSVTSSTGTSLITIFTKDGYTGMGNGVSVDMNKSKTFTVTFKIPNTVSVKSINIAQHLTSFERNDSLLV
- a CDS encoding prevent-host-death family protein, translating into MATIVPITEMRNTSKMFEMSENEPVYITKNGYGSRVLLNIETYNRIKEILLDIELEDAYQRSETDGRNVEAHEFLKRLRNE
- a CDS encoding addiction module toxin, RelE/StbE family, yielding MSNYAVELSGDAQDQISEIYGYIRDNLSNPSAAKTFLNDTEEAISSLEQFPYAHMERPGSELIGGSKKRQYFYRANYCLFYVVKEETKTVRVIRVTYSRRDLDRD
- a CDS encoding transcriptional regulator TetR family, which gives rise to MANRKNAIIEATIRRISTQGDTFSTSQIAEDVGCSQALVFRYYRTKEGLMSACFDSICHELVTVLRSVETPDNPDTEKVNLYAISVWEAYCGYLASKSHTARAFMFFLNRGMRFPRGYRTPEDVIRKILGEAYGPIMKVYPDFVFVADYIIVFSYVAATGLFDVHDIDTGEIMEKLDRIMRYGILGYGRGE
- a CDS encoding transposase IS605 OrfB family, coding for MKTLKVRIEPNSAQRKVIDHNIEANRYVFNALVTACKQVYNKTDKLPSVFDLNKLTTRMRNNSTFIGGAYSTTLLSTASQVVQACKKTLDTHKREGGTLTFEPYRFWMRGDHFPRYRMGGGSGSFTYPSTRDFAVVTEKRNGKKRRMLRLGKVPGLIRCYNQETRIDGKIKTCTVKRKDMGSHYEYYACITYEETPKPYKDPLKGPVGVDLGISNIAALSDGTKFPNDRIFSRMYKKVAKIQKQMSCALYGSEHYNKLQTKLNHTYGKIENHRKNNVETISAYIVKNHDFIGMENLSVKALRNKSENRFMTNGYNDASLGALIRRIKDKASSAGREIILVPPKDTSQLCSKCGSMVKKGLSIRVHECPHCGYTEDRDVNASRNVFQRALRLKIQGMGRPSLSRL